A region from the Bacillus sp. Marseille-P3661 genome encodes:
- a CDS encoding TRAP transporter permease produces the protein MENSEYSRYRKLEGPAMLIWKTILILIPIIGIAYVTSIYQYFGLSFFTEQYTGLFFGLILAAVFMGVPAVKKITETKIPWYDWLLSLLGLVVGIYITVFYPQIALHFSSITAERLVMSILAVVLILEALRRVMGWLLVIVVAVFLTYAFISPYMPGMLKGQSISFDILFNYLYLDTNSILSLVGLAATIVLAFILFGQILLNFEGADHFNNMAIKAFGKYRGGPAKAAIIGSSMVGSVTGDPVSNVNLTGNMTIPLMIKSGYSRVQAGAIEALASTGGSITPPVMGIVAFMMAENLGVPYAEVALAAIIPAFLFYMSLFIQVDLRAAKEGIKGTPKESLPKLNDVLKTGWVLIPIFAFLVYFLFVKGYPPATVGIYTSGFAIVCLLIQKEVRKNILGRLVNSFFTTGRILLEIGIILAAAGIIAGIIGVTGLGFNLVLALTQLGEQGLLILLLASAAVCIILGMGMPALVAYAIVATLIAPALVELGVQPMAAHLFVFYFSLVSNFTLPVALACFAAAPIAQANPHKISLMAMKLGVMVYVIPFIFVYNPIVLISFHTEYDSLMLMSIITSILGVVMIAISTVGYFSGKISIINRTLLVLFSILLILPIQNGIVQILNVIAVLASIGILSMNWYYYRRRLSLRNSSEITTPIQ, from the coding sequence ATGGAAAATAGTGAGTATTCACGTTACCGGAAACTAGAGGGACCGGCCATGTTGATTTGGAAGACTATTCTTATCCTTATCCCGATTATCGGAATTGCTTATGTCACTTCCATATATCAATATTTCGGTTTATCGTTTTTTACCGAACAATATACAGGATTGTTTTTTGGCTTAATACTAGCTGCTGTTTTTATGGGTGTACCTGCAGTCAAAAAAATTACAGAAACTAAAATTCCCTGGTATGATTGGCTATTGTCTTTGTTAGGTTTAGTAGTTGGGATCTATATCACCGTATTCTATCCCCAAATTGCTCTGCACTTTTCATCTATTACAGCGGAAAGATTAGTTATGAGTATACTGGCGGTTGTATTAATACTAGAGGCTTTAAGACGTGTAATGGGCTGGTTACTCGTAATAGTCGTAGCAGTTTTTTTAACCTACGCTTTTATTTCACCGTATATGCCAGGCATGTTAAAAGGACAATCTATTTCGTTTGATATTCTATTCAACTATCTTTATTTAGATACTAACAGTATTTTGAGTTTAGTAGGTCTAGCTGCAACTATTGTTTTAGCTTTTATTTTATTCGGACAGATTTTGTTGAATTTTGAGGGGGCAGACCATTTTAATAACATGGCAATTAAGGCGTTTGGTAAATATCGCGGGGGCCCTGCAAAGGCTGCAATCATTGGTTCAAGTATGGTAGGAAGTGTCACAGGTGACCCAGTATCGAATGTTAATTTAACGGGTAATATGACTATTCCGTTAATGATTAAAAGTGGTTATAGTCGTGTTCAAGCTGGTGCTATTGAAGCGCTTGCCTCCACAGGAGGATCCATTACGCCACCAGTTATGGGGATTGTAGCATTTATGATGGCTGAAAATTTGGGTGTTCCTTATGCAGAGGTAGCACTAGCTGCTATTATTCCAGCTTTCTTATTCTATATGAGTTTATTTATTCAAGTAGACCTAAGGGCAGCAAAGGAAGGGATTAAAGGGACACCAAAAGAGTCATTGCCAAAATTGAATGATGTTCTAAAAACAGGCTGGGTACTTATACCAATTTTTGCTTTTCTCGTTTATTTTCTTTTTGTAAAGGGATATCCCCCTGCAACTGTTGGGATATATACATCTGGTTTTGCTATAGTATGTTTATTGATTCAAAAAGAGGTGCGAAAGAATATCCTAGGTCGTTTAGTAAATTCATTTTTCACTACAGGAAGAATATTGCTGGAAATTGGGATAATATTGGCAGCAGCAGGTATTATTGCTGGAATTATTGGTGTTACAGGATTAGGTTTTAATCTCGTATTAGCCTTAACACAATTAGGAGAGCAAGGATTATTGATCCTGTTATTGGCTAGTGCAGCTGTTTGTATTATTCTCGGGATGGGCATGCCTGCGTTGGTTGCCTATGCTATTGTTGCAACGTTAATTGCTCCTGCCCTTGTAGAATTAGGTGTTCAGCCAATGGCGGCCCATTTATTTGTTTTTTATTTTTCGTTAGTTTCCAACTTTACTTTACCAGTTGCCTTAGCGTGTTTTGCTGCGGCTCCAATAGCCCAAGCCAATCCACACAAAATAAGTCTAATGGCTATGAAACTAGGAGTGATGGTTTATGTAATTCCATTTATCTTTGTTTACAATCCTATCGTATTAATAAGTTTCCATACTGAATATGATTCATTAATGCTAATGTCAATTATCACATCTATTCTTGGTGTGGTAATGATAGCAATAAGTACGGTAGGTTACTTCTCAGGTAAAATCAGTATCATTAACAGAACATTACTAGTATTATTTAGCATATTGTTAATCCTGCCTATTCAAAACGGTATTGTACAAATACTTAACGTAATAGCAGTTCTTGCAAGTATTGGTATATTATCTATGAATTGGTACTATTATAGACGACGTTTAAGCCTTAGAAATAGTTCGGAAATTACAACCCCAATACAGTAG
- a CDS encoding TAXI family TRAP transporter solute-binding subunit: MRIGSLKKLVIIISACILFLAACGTSNETGGQADENGQSKSTNNLSIGTQPAGVTFHTLGSAFAAMISDHSDNNITVRPFSGPDAWMPLVNSGDVDFGTDTYFSVAYGFEGRHHFDPNTNIRTLVVGSQSPMAGIAVREDAGITKISDLKGKKVASQYSGNLGARVIMEAHLLSGGLTWDDVKGVPVTDNTSGLQALREGRVDAAFTGKPDNSIFLEVDNAIGIDGLNWGDITPEKFSEFPENLKEELNNLVPGLSPSVYDGGGFINADSMTISQFPLVVVVGAHVPDEVVYNVMETIWENHAEWEGTMIQSWSPELLGSNLNPPAPFHEGVVQFFKDKGVWTEEAEQKHQELLSKVQ; the protein is encoded by the coding sequence ATGAGGATAGGGAGTTTGAAAAAATTGGTAATCATTATTAGTGCATGCATCCTGTTTTTAGCTGCTTGCGGCACTAGTAATGAAACTGGTGGGCAAGCTGATGAAAACGGGCAGTCTAAGAGTACTAATAATTTAAGTATCGGGACACAACCTGCAGGTGTTACATTTCATACTTTAGGATCGGCGTTTGCAGCGATGATTAGTGATCATTCTGATAATAATATTACTGTTAGACCGTTTTCCGGTCCGGATGCCTGGATGCCGTTAGTTAATTCAGGAGATGTTGACTTTGGAACAGATACTTATTTCTCCGTTGCTTATGGATTTGAAGGAAGACATCATTTTGATCCAAATACCAATATTAGAACCCTTGTAGTAGGGAGTCAATCACCTATGGCTGGAATAGCCGTTAGAGAAGATGCGGGGATTACAAAAATTAGTGATCTGAAAGGTAAAAAGGTAGCTTCTCAATATTCAGGTAATTTAGGTGCGAGAGTGATTATGGAAGCGCATTTATTATCAGGTGGATTAACTTGGGATGATGTTAAAGGCGTTCCTGTTACAGACAATACATCTGGTCTGCAAGCCTTACGAGAAGGTAGAGTAGATGCTGCTTTTACTGGCAAACCAGATAATAGTATCTTTTTAGAAGTTGATAATGCAATTGGTATCGACGGTTTGAATTGGGGCGATATTACACCTGAAAAATTTAGTGAATTCCCAGAAAATCTAAAGGAAGAGTTAAATAATCTCGTACCGGGTTTATCACCATCGGTTTATGATGGCGGTGGGTTTATTAATGCTGATAGTATGACAATTTCCCAGTTTCCTTTAGTAGTAGTTGTTGGTGCCCACGTTCCGGATGAAGTAGTTTACAACGTGATGGAGACAATCTGGGAAAATCACGCAGAGTGGGAAGGTACTATGATTCAAAGTTGGTCACCTGAATTATTAGGAAGTAACTTAAATCCTCCAGCACCATTCCATGAGGGTGTCGTACAGTTTTTTAAAGACAAAGGCGTATGGACAGAAGAAGCAGAGCAAAAACATCAAGAATTATTATCTAAAGTTCAATAA
- a CDS encoding sulfatase family protein, translating to MSTPNILIIYCDDLGYGDLGCFGSAEVKTPNIDSLAEDGIRFTDWYSNAPVCTPSRASLLTGAYPAKTGLKGILGGKRGAGKGLSLEIPTLAERLKECDYKTALFGKWHLGNHKDYHPNARGFDEFFGFLSGVVDYYSHIFYIGESIGVFPYHDLWHNDKEVWENGRYLTELITEKTVDFIEQQDNQPFFTYVAYNAPHFPMHAPQKYLDRYPDLPKEKAIMAAMISAMDDGVGEIVNALKRKGKYDNTLIVFSSDHGPSTETRNWLDGTDDLYYGGNKANFKGYKGSLFDGGIRVPTIMCYPDKLPKGKVNKDSVMTMDIVPTVLEFVTQDQFTDNNVDGESLVPMLTNHESNPHKQLFWEYNGQLAVREGKWKLVLNGKLDFSGEISNPIHLSDVENDPEEKVNLAGQFPELTQRLKKDLLSWNESINNTLSKENMTEKFFDPSTQ from the coding sequence ATGAGCACTCCAAATATATTGATAATTTATTGTGATGATTTAGGTTATGGAGATCTTGGGTGTTTTGGATCCGCAGAGGTGAAAACTCCAAATATCGATAGTCTGGCTGAAGATGGTATTCGATTTACAGATTGGTACTCAAACGCACCAGTTTGTACCCCTTCAAGGGCTTCATTACTTACGGGTGCATACCCTGCAAAAACTGGTTTAAAAGGTATTTTAGGTGGTAAGCGTGGGGCAGGGAAGGGATTGTCATTGGAAATCCCAACCTTAGCGGAGAGACTAAAAGAATGTGATTATAAAACGGCTTTATTCGGAAAATGGCACCTAGGAAATCATAAAGATTATCACCCTAATGCCCGTGGTTTTGACGAGTTCTTTGGATTCTTATCTGGAGTAGTAGATTACTATTCGCATATATTTTATATTGGTGAATCAATAGGAGTTTTTCCATATCATGATTTATGGCATAACGATAAAGAAGTATGGGAAAATGGTCGCTATTTGACAGAGTTAATTACTGAAAAGACAGTAGATTTTATTGAACAACAAGATAACCAACCTTTCTTTACTTATGTTGCTTATAATGCACCGCATTTCCCAATGCACGCCCCACAGAAGTACTTAGATCGGTACCCGGACCTTCCTAAGGAAAAAGCAATTATGGCGGCAATGATTAGTGCAATGGATGATGGTGTCGGCGAAATTGTAAATGCATTAAAACGAAAAGGTAAATACGACAACACGTTAATTGTCTTTTCTAGTGATCATGGACCATCTACAGAAACAAGAAACTGGTTGGATGGAACAGATGACCTATATTATGGTGGAAACAAAGCTAATTTTAAGGGCTATAAAGGAAGTTTATTTGACGGTGGTATCCGTGTCCCGACTATTATGTGTTACCCTGATAAGTTGCCAAAAGGCAAAGTAAATAAAGATAGTGTTATGACGATGGACATTGTTCCTACAGTGCTTGAGTTCGTAACTCAGGATCAATTTACTGATAATAATGTTGATGGAGAAAGTCTAGTCCCAATGCTTACTAACCATGAGTCTAACCCACATAAGCAGTTATTTTGGGAATATAATGGACAACTGGCTGTTAGGGAAGGGAAATGGAAGTTAGTTTTGAATGGTAAACTCGATTTTAGCGGGGAGATTTCTAACCCTATCCATTTATCAGACGTAGAAAATGACCCTGAGGAAAAGGTAAATCTTGCGGGGCAATTCCCAGAACTAACACAAAGGCTAAAAAAAGACCTCTTATCATGGAACGAATCTATTAATAATACATTATCTAAGGAAAATATGACAGAAAAATTCTTCGACCCTAGTACGCAGTAA
- a CDS encoding catechol 2,3-dioxygenase has translation MKNPVFKFMSKDEVEMTRIVEEPMFDVSQLAHVELLSPKPQESVDFFTQLLGMEVTGQTGQSVYLRAYEDHYQNTLKITESKDAGLGHASWRTSSPNALLRRVEALKASGLGQGWIEGDLGHGAAYQFRTPDGHLMELLWDVDYYQAPEDKKSKLRNRPSKRPNIGVPVRRLDHINCMASNPAQNTEFLMDNLGFRLTEKIVDPTGYTLGTWLSVSNIVHEIAFMNDPSGSLGRFHHVCYWYGSPQHLYDIADLCKDNNIEVELGPRKHSISQAHCLYVYEPGGNRVELFGDAGYLIFDPAWEAVLWDNLQEVSDRGIGAGFTDTYWNYGTPDLVKEPTKVK, from the coding sequence ATGAAAAATCCAGTGTTTAAGTTTATGTCTAAAGATGAAGTAGAAATGACTCGTATTGTTGAAGAGCCAATGTTTGATGTTTCGCAGCTTGCTCATGTTGAGCTACTATCTCCAAAACCACAAGAGTCAGTTGACTTTTTTACTCAATTATTAGGAATGGAAGTAACTGGTCAGACTGGGCAATCCGTCTATCTTCGTGCGTATGAAGATCACTATCAAAATACATTGAAGATTACTGAGTCCAAAGACGCAGGTCTTGGTCATGCAAGCTGGCGCACGTCCTCGCCAAACGCATTATTAAGAAGAGTGGAAGCGCTTAAAGCAAGTGGCTTAGGTCAAGGTTGGATTGAAGGGGATTTGGGTCATGGTGCAGCCTATCAATTCAGAACACCAGACGGTCATTTAATGGAATTACTTTGGGATGTTGACTATTATCAAGCACCTGAAGACAAAAAGAGTAAACTTCGAAACCGTCCATCCAAGCGCCCGAATATTGGGGTACCGGTAAGACGACTTGACCATATCAATTGTATGGCATCAAATCCAGCACAAAATACAGAATTCCTAATGGATAACTTAGGGTTCCGTTTAACGGAAAAGATTGTAGATCCGACAGGTTATACGCTAGGAACTTGGTTAAGTGTTTCTAATATCGTTCACGAAATTGCATTTATGAATGATCCATCAGGTTCACTGGGAAGATTCCACCATGTTTGCTATTGGTATGGCTCTCCTCAACATCTATATGATATCGCGGATCTATGTAAGGACAATAACATTGAAGTAGAATTAGGACCTAGAAAACATTCTATCAGCCAAGCCCATTGCTTGTATGTATATGAGCCAGGTGGTAACCGTGTTGAGCTATTTGGTGATGCAGGCTACCTAATCTTTGACCCTGCTTGGGAGGCAGTATTATGGGATAATCTCCAAGAAGTATCTGATCGTGGAATTGGAGCTGGCTTTACAGATACGTATTGGAATTACGGAACGCCTGATTTAGTTAAAGAGCCTACAAAGGTTAAATAG
- a CDS encoding CocE/NonD family hydrolase, producing MFTENKDRVMREEISDNMRILWQVPIQMTDGIILRADVFMPIEEGMYPTIMTYGPYAKGQAFQEAYENQWNVMVGDFPGIMEGSTNKYQNWETADPEKWVPYGYSLIRIDSRGAGWSEGIQQLWSKKEIEDFYECIEWAAEQPWSDGNIGLLGISYYAANQWQVAAMQPPHLKAIIPWEGTSDWYREYYYHGGIRSTFVDSWLPKQLPMQYGYGSRGRKNPNTGEWASGPVTLSDEELKDNRVDLLADVKAHPLFDEYHQELAVDWSKVTIPILSAANWGGAGLHLRGNVEGYLQAASENKWLEIHGLEHWTHFYTPYGVDLQRRFFDYFLKGEENGWDQEPRVRLQVRYPGDKFVERTEEEWPIPRTKWTKMYLAANNKENTLNSQPPEKTTTATYEPLNESVTFYMPAMEEDTEITGPLAAKLFISSETTDADLFLTIRLFSPTGEEEVFRGAMDAHAPVAQGWLRASHRKLDEIKSLPYRPYHAHNKIEPLTPGNIYEVDVEIWPTSIVVPKGYRLALSIGGNDYEFDGEMKEENKKIHRYPSKGCGPFLHKDRPANVYGGKVTVYTGGSTESYLYLPVIPN from the coding sequence ATGTTTACAGAAAACAAAGATCGAGTTATGCGAGAAGAGATCAGTGACAATATGAGAATATTGTGGCAAGTACCTATTCAAATGACAGATGGTATTATTCTTCGAGCGGATGTATTTATGCCGATAGAGGAAGGAATGTATCCGACAATCATGACATATGGTCCATACGCGAAGGGGCAGGCTTTTCAAGAAGCATACGAAAATCAATGGAATGTAATGGTTGGAGACTTTCCAGGAATTATGGAGGGATCTACGAATAAATACCAGAACTGGGAAACGGCTGATCCTGAAAAGTGGGTGCCGTATGGGTATAGCCTAATCAGAATCGATTCGCGTGGAGCGGGTTGGTCTGAAGGAATTCAACAACTATGGTCCAAAAAGGAAATTGAGGACTTTTATGAGTGTATCGAATGGGCTGCCGAACAACCGTGGAGTGATGGTAATATCGGGTTATTAGGGATTTCCTACTATGCAGCCAATCAATGGCAGGTAGCTGCTATGCAGCCTCCACATTTGAAAGCAATCATTCCTTGGGAAGGGACATCAGATTGGTATCGAGAATATTACTACCACGGGGGAATCAGAAGTACATTTGTTGATAGTTGGCTACCTAAACAATTACCGATGCAATACGGTTATGGCAGCAGGGGAAGAAAAAATCCGAACACAGGTGAATGGGCATCAGGACCTGTCACTTTATCTGATGAAGAATTGAAAGATAACAGAGTTGATTTATTGGCAGATGTTAAAGCCCATCCACTTTTTGATGAATATCACCAAGAGCTGGCAGTTGATTGGTCTAAAGTAACAATTCCAATTCTATCTGCTGCTAATTGGGGCGGTGCAGGTTTACATTTACGTGGAAATGTGGAGGGATACCTTCAAGCAGCCTCTGAAAACAAATGGCTTGAAATACATGGATTGGAGCATTGGACACACTTCTACACGCCGTATGGTGTTGATTTACAAAGACGCTTTTTCGACTATTTCTTAAAAGGTGAAGAAAACGGCTGGGATCAGGAACCAAGAGTTCGCTTGCAGGTCAGATATCCAGGAGATAAATTTGTAGAGCGAACAGAAGAGGAATGGCCAATCCCTAGAACAAAATGGACTAAAATGTACTTAGCGGCCAATAATAAAGAAAACACTTTGAATTCTCAACCTCCTGAAAAAACAACTACAGCAACATATGAGCCTTTAAATGAAAGCGTTACCTTTTATATGCCTGCGATGGAGGAAGATACGGAGATCACAGGGCCATTAGCTGCGAAACTTTTTATTAGTTCCGAAACGACTGATGCTGATCTATTTTTAACCATACGCTTGTTTTCACCAACTGGCGAGGAGGAAGTTTTCCGCGGGGCGATGGATGCGCATGCACCAGTTGCACAGGGGTGGCTTCGAGCGTCACACCGTAAGCTCGATGAGATAAAAAGTCTTCCATACCGACCTTACCATGCACATAATAAAATTGAACCATTAACTCCAGGTAATATTTATGAGGTGGATGTAGAAATTTGGCCAACATCGATCGTTGTTCCTAAAGGGTATCGATTAGCTCTATCGATCGGTGGGAATGACTATGAATTTGATGGTGAAATGAAAGAAGAGAATAAAAAAATCCATCGTTATCCGTCTAAAGGATGTGGACCATTCTTGCATAAGGATCGACCAGCAAATGTATATGGCGGAAAAGTAACTGTTTATACGGGAGGAAGTACAGAGTCTTACCTTTATTTACCGGTTATTCCGAATTAG
- a CDS encoding LysR family transcriptional regulator, producing the protein MEIRHLRYFISVAEHMNFTKAANELFVAQSAVSQQIASLEKDLGIRLFVRNKRSVKLTEAGTVFLSEAVDILERAESAINKARKAEEGVIGTLKIGFLASPVRNFLPKLIQKFSQKYPTVEVVLNHLTMKELNEGIESNDLDVAFTVSLGGIHHQNTLEIETLYCGSPCVYLKHDHPLANKQAININDLANEPFIMRDREEAPQWNDYIIDLCIKNNFYPNIVTQARRIEAVLMLVDAGLGLSIFPNYLQMYKSSNILVRNIEGEENMLDVIVYRKKTNSNPTIPLFLTELKAELNNFNNPESMYI; encoded by the coding sequence TTGGAAATTCGACACTTACGGTATTTTATATCTGTTGCGGAACATATGAATTTTACGAAGGCTGCTAACGAATTATTTGTAGCTCAATCAGCTGTAAGTCAGCAAATTGCTAGTCTTGAAAAGGATTTAGGAATAAGATTGTTTGTTAGAAATAAACGATCTGTAAAGCTGACTGAAGCCGGTACTGTATTTCTAAGCGAAGCTGTTGATATATTGGAACGGGCTGAATCAGCGATAAATAAAGCCCGAAAAGCAGAGGAAGGCGTAATCGGAACTTTAAAAATCGGATTTTTAGCCTCTCCTGTGAGAAATTTTTTACCAAAACTAATTCAAAAGTTTTCCCAAAAATATCCGACTGTGGAAGTAGTACTAAATCACCTTACAATGAAAGAGCTAAATGAAGGTATAGAATCAAATGACTTGGATGTGGCCTTTACAGTATCACTTGGTGGTATACACCATCAAAATACACTTGAAATTGAGACTTTGTATTGCGGTTCTCCATGTGTCTACTTAAAACATGATCATCCACTCGCTAATAAGCAAGCAATTAATATTAATGATTTAGCGAATGAGCCTTTTATTATGAGAGATCGCGAAGAAGCTCCGCAATGGAATGATTATATTATAGACTTATGTATTAAAAATAATTTTTATCCGAATATTGTTACGCAAGCACGAAGAATTGAAGCTGTTCTGATGTTAGTTGATGCAGGCTTAGGTCTATCAATCTTCCCAAATTATCTTCAAATGTATAAAAGCTCGAATATCCTTGTGAGAAACATAGAGGGCGAAGAAAATATGCTTGATGTAATAGTATATCGAAAAAAAACAAATTCAAATCCAACCATTCCTTTATTTCTTACAGAATTAAAAGCAGAATTAAATAATTTTAACAATCCGGAATCGATGTATATATAG
- a CDS encoding oxidoreductase, which yields MRQTIKQLPVAIVTGASSGFGLLTSVALAREGYKVIATMRNLDKSEKLLTFADQAHVSSQIEMIELDVTDVSRIEVVIKDLIHRFGRINLLVNNAGYAAGGFTEELQIDEWRRQFDVNFFGMVAVTKEVLPYMREQRSGKVINISSISGRVGFPAMGPYAASKFAVEGFSESLRLELLRYGIYVVLIEPGSYKTDIWSKGLKSISLPSDSAYSKEMKEIIKHVELNANTAPAPDEVIEQIVKVASMSAPKLRYPIGKGVKAVLMFKQIIPWKWWERLVTNRLNL from the coding sequence ATGCGTCAAACTATTAAGCAACTACCGGTTGCGATTGTTACGGGTGCTTCAAGTGGGTTCGGTTTACTCACAAGCGTAGCATTAGCGAGAGAAGGCTATAAGGTAATTGCCACAATGAGAAACTTGGATAAGAGCGAGAAATTGTTAACTTTTGCAGATCAAGCACATGTAAGCAGTCAGATTGAAATGATTGAATTAGACGTTACCGATGTATCTCGGATAGAGGTAGTGATAAAGGATCTAATCCATCGTTTCGGTCGAATTAATTTGCTTGTTAATAATGCTGGGTATGCAGCAGGTGGATTCACAGAGGAACTTCAGATTGATGAATGGCGGCGTCAATTTGATGTTAATTTCTTTGGTATGGTGGCAGTGACAAAAGAGGTTTTACCATATATGAGGGAACAACGCAGTGGGAAGGTTATCAACATCAGTAGTATAAGTGGCCGGGTCGGCTTTCCGGCTATGGGACCTTATGCAGCCTCTAAATTTGCAGTAGAAGGATTCAGCGAATCTTTACGTTTGGAGTTGCTACGGTATGGTATTTATGTTGTTTTAATTGAACCAGGATCCTATAAAACAGATATTTGGTCTAAAGGATTAAAATCTATTAGTCTACCTTCGGACTCAGCGTATAGTAAGGAAATGAAAGAGATTATAAAGCACGTTGAACTCAATGCCAATACGGCACCTGCACCTGATGAAGTTATAGAGCAAATTGTAAAAGTGGCAAGTATGTCTGCTCCAAAACTCCGGTATCCAATAGGTAAAGGTGTTAAGGCAGTATTAATGTTCAAACAGATCATCCCCTGGAAATGGTGGGAACGCTTAGTTACAAATCGATTAAATCTGTAA
- a CDS encoding DUF418 domain-containing protein, whose amino-acid sequence MLLLIVLAHAPLYLYASEPGVMSRPENVTLLDTIVNSFGELMIDNRARPMFAVLFGYGLVMIYEKQLSRGYSIKEALKTIRIRCLYLILFGIVLAVLIGGQDILMAYGIAGLLIGSWLLPRDNKILIKITILSTFMIMLYLPLIWGSFINEMGSYGFGTNLSANDSYIQLFTKAIVTFPIIPVFIHFLFPVIPSILIGIWAGRKRLLLDSHLHHKKLKKIAIIGITISIIGALPVVMIHKVWEPSFFVAGIILGVHIITGMAGGIGYAALFGVIGNLIKNPGWVTNSLTALGKRSLTFYVLNETLLVILLSPVALDWGGTLNNIGVTFVAISVWIVAVIIAAIFEKFYINGPLETLMRRLVYRK is encoded by the coding sequence ATGCTTTTATTAATCGTACTGGCGCATGCACCTTTATATTTATACGCTTCTGAACCAGGGGTCATGAGTCGACCGGAAAATGTTACTCTTTTAGATACAATTGTAAACTCTTTCGGTGAACTAATGATAGATAATCGCGCACGACCAATGTTTGCCGTTTTATTTGGCTACGGATTAGTCATGATATATGAAAAACAACTGTCAAGAGGATATTCTATAAAAGAAGCCCTAAAAACAATTAGAATACGATGTTTATATTTAATTTTGTTCGGAATAGTATTAGCCGTATTGATCGGTGGTCAAGACATATTGATGGCTTATGGTATTGCTGGTCTTTTGATAGGGAGCTGGTTGTTGCCGCGTGATAACAAGATATTAATCAAAATTACAATCCTAAGCACTTTCATGATTATGTTATATCTTCCCTTGATATGGGGTTCATTTATAAACGAAATGGGTAGCTATGGATTTGGAACTAACCTTTCAGCGAATGACAGTTATATACAATTGTTTACGAAAGCGATTGTTACTTTCCCAATAATTCCTGTCTTCATTCACTTTCTTTTTCCTGTTATACCTTCTATACTTATAGGGATTTGGGCTGGAAGAAAACGTCTCCTGCTGGATTCACATCTGCATCATAAAAAATTAAAAAAAATTGCTATAATTGGCATTACCATATCCATTATTGGTGCTCTACCTGTGGTCATGATTCATAAAGTTTGGGAACCTAGCTTTTTTGTAGCTGGAATCATTTTGGGAGTTCACATTATAACAGGAATGGCTGGGGGAATCGGATATGCAGCCTTATTTGGAGTAATAGGTAACTTAATTAAAAATCCCGGTTGGGTAACCAATTCACTGACTGCTTTAGGAAAACGTTCGCTCACGTTTTATGTACTAAATGAAACCTTGTTAGTGATTCTATTGTCGCCCGTAGCTTTAGATTGGGGAGGAACGTTAAATAACATAGGAGTTACATTTGTTGCTATTTCTGTATGGATAGTAGCTGTAATCATCGCAGCTATCTTCGAAAAATTCTATATTAATGGACCACTTGAAACCTTAATGCGTCGATTAGTTTATAGGAAATGA